A stretch of the Leopardus geoffroyi isolate Oge1 chromosome B2, O.geoffroyi_Oge1_pat1.0, whole genome shotgun sequence genome encodes the following:
- the BAG6 gene encoding large proline-rich protein BAG6 isoform X6 — MEPSDTTSTTTSMEEPDSLEVLVKTLDSQTRTFIVGAQMNVKEFKEHIAASVSIPSEKQRLIYQGRVLQDDKKLQEYNVGGKVIHLVERAPPQTQLPSGASSGIGSASATHGGGPPPGTRGPGASVHDRNANSYVMVGTFNLPSEPRVRLVMAQHMIRDIQTLLSRMECRGGPQAQHSQPPPQTPTVAPESVALSSQTSEPVESEVPPREPMEAEEVEERAPAQSPELTPSGPAPAGPTPAPETNAPNHPSPAEYVEVLQELQRLESRLQPFMQRYYEVLGAAATTDYNNNQEGREEDQRLINLVGESLRLLGNTFVALSDLRCNLACAPPRHLHVVRPMSHYTTPMVLQQAAIPIQINVGTTVTMTGNGTRPPPTSNAEAAPPGPGQGSSLAPTSTTVESSTEGVPPPGPAPPPTTSHPRVIRISHQSVEPVVMMHMNIQDSGTQPGGVPSAPTGPLGPPGHGQTLGSTLIQLPSLPPEFMHAVAHQITHQAMVAAVASAAAGQQVPGFPTAPTRVVIARPTPPQARPSHPGGPPISGTLQGAGLGTNASLAQMVSGLVGQLLMQPVLVAQGTPGMAPPPAPATASASAGTTNTATTAGPAPGGPAQPPPPQPSAADLQFSQLLGNLLGPAGPGAGGPGMASPTITVAMPGVPAFLQGMTDFLQATQTAPPPPPPPPPPPPAPEQQTMPPPGSPPGGAGSPGGLGLESLSPEFFTSVVQGVLNSLLGSLGARAGSSESIAAFIQRLSGSSNIFEPGADGALGFFGALLSLLCQNFSMVDVVMLLHGHFQPLQRLQPQLRSFFHQHYLGGQEPTPGNIRTATHTLITGLEEYVRESFSLVQVQPGVDIIRTNLEFLQEQFNSIAAHVLHCTDSGFGARLLELCNQGLFECLALNLHCLGGQQMELAAVINGRIRRMSRGVNPSLVSWLTTMMGLRLQVVLEHMPVGPDAILRYVRRVGDPPQPLPEEPMEVQGSERTSPEPQRENASPAPGTTAEEAMSRGPPPAPEGGGSRDEQDGASAETEPWAAAVPPEWVPIIQQDIQSQRKVKPQPPLSDAYLSGMPAKRRKTMQGEGPQLLLSEAVSRAAKAAGARPLTSPESLSRDLEAPEVQESYRQQLRADIQKRLQEDPNYSPQRFPNAHRAFADDP, encoded by the exons ATGGAGCCCAGTGATACTACCAGTACCACTACCAGTATGGAGGAGCCTGACAGCCTGGAGGTGCTGGTGAAGACCTTGGACTCTCAGACTCGGACCTTTATTGTGGGGGCCCAG ATGAATGTAAAGGAATTTAAGGAGCACATCGCTGCCTCTGTCAGCATTCCCTCTGAGAAACAACGGCTCATCTATCAGGGACGAGTTCTGCAGGATGATAAGAAGCTCCAGGAATACA atgTTGGGGGAAAGGTTATTCACCTGGTGGAACGGGCTCCTCCTCAGACGCAGCTGCCTTCTGGGGCATCTTCTGGGATAGGGTCTGCCTCAGCCACCCATGGTGGGGGACCCCCGCCTGGTACTCGGGGGCCTGGGGCCTCTGTTCATGACCGGAATGCCAACAGCTATGTCATGGTTGGAACCTTCAATCTTCCT AGTGAGCCCCGAGTACGGCTGGTGATGGCTCAGCACATGATCAGAGATATACAGACCTTACTTTCCCGGATGGAG TGTCGAGGGGGACCCCAAGCACAGCACAGTCAGCCGCCCCCACAGACGCCAACCGTGGCCCCGGAGTCTGTAGCCTTGAGTTCTCAAACATCAGAACCAGTTGAAAGTGAAGTGCCTCCTCGGGAGCCCATGGAGGCCGAAGAAGTGGAGGAGCGtgccccagcccagagcccggagctCACCCCTTCCGGCCCAGCTCCAGCAGGCCCAACACCTGCCCCAGAGACCAATGCACCCAA CCATCCTTCCCCTGCGGAGTATGTTGAAGTGCTCCAGGAGCTACAGCGGCTTGAGAGCCGCCTCCAGCCCTTCATGCAGCGCTACTATGAGGTTCTGGGCGCTGCCGCCACCACGGACTACAACAACAAC CAAGAGGGCCGCGAAGAGGACCAGCGCTTGATCAACTTGGTGGGGGAGAGCCTACGGCTGCTGGGCAACACTTTTGTGGCGCTGTCTGACCTGCGCTGCAACCTGGCCTGTGCGCCCCCACGACACCTGCATGTGGTCCGGCCCATGTCTCACTACACCACCCCCATGGTGCTCCAGCAGGCAGCCATTCCCATCCAG ATCAACGTGGGAACCACCGTGACCATGACGGGGAATGGGACTCGGCCCCCCCCGACTTCTAATGCGGAGGCAGCTCCCCCTGGTCCTGGGCAGGGCTCATCCCTGGCTCCCACTTCTACCACTGTCGAGTCCTCAACTGAGGGTGTTCCCCCACCAGGGCCGGCTCCCCCCCCGACCACCAGCCACCCAAGGGTCATCCGGATTTCCCACCAGAGCGTGGAACCTGTAGTCATGATGCACATGAACATCCAAG ATTCTGGCACACAGCCCGGTGGAGTTCCGAGTGCTCCCACTGGCCCCCTAGGACCCCCTGGTCATGGCCAAACCCTGG GCTCCACCCTCATCcagctgccctccctgccccctgagTTCATGCACGCCGTCGCCCACCAGATCACTCATCAGGCCATGGTGGCAGCTGTTGCCTCCGCGGCCGCAG GACAGCAGGTGCCAGGTTTCCCGACAGCTCCGACCCGGGTGGTGATTGCTCGGCCCACCCCTCCACAGGCTCGGCCTTCCCATCCTGGGGGGCCCCCAATCTCGGGTACTCTA CAGGGCGCTGGACTAGGTACCAATGCCTCTTTGGCCCAGATGGTGAGCGGCCTCGTGGGGCAGCTTCTTATGCAGCCCGTTCTTGTGG CTCAGGGGACCCCAGGAATGGCaccacctccagcccctgccaCTGCTTCAGCCAGTGCAGGCACCACCAACACAGCAACCACAGCTGGTCCTGCCCCCGGGGGGCCCGCCCAGCCTCCACCCCCTCAACCCTCAGCGGCCGATCTTCAGTTCTCACAGCTCCTAGGGAACCTGCTGGGTCCTGCGGGGCCAGGGGCCGGAGGGCCTGGCATGGCTTCTCCCACCATCACCGTGGCGATGCCTGGTGTCCCTGCCTTTCTCCAGGGCATGACCGACTTTCTGCAG GCGACGCAGACGGCCCCtccgcccccaccaccacccccacccccacccccggccccagaGCAGCAGACCATGCCCCCACCAGGGTCCCCTCCTGGTGGCGCAGGGAGTCCTGGAGGCCTGGGTCTTGAGAGCCTTTCACCGGAGTTTTTTACCTCCGTGGTGCAGGGCGTGCTGAACTCCCTGCTGGGCTCCCTGGGGGCTCGGGCTGGCAGTAGTGAAAGTATTGCTGCTTTCATACAGCGCCTCAGTGGATCAAGCAACATCTTTGAGCCTGGGGCTGATGGGGCCCTCG gATTCTTTGGGGCCCTACTCTCTCTGCTGTGCCAGAACTTTTCCATGGTGGATGTGGTGATGCTTCTTCATGGGCATTTCCAGCCACTGCAGCGGCTCCAGCCCCAGCTGCGATCCTTTTTCCACCAGCACTACCTGGGTGGCCAAGAGCCCACACCTGGTAACATACGG ACGGCAACCCACACGTTGATCACAGGGCTGGAAGAGTACGTGCGGGAGAGTTTT TCTTTGGTGCAGGTTCAGCCAGGGGTGGACATCATCCGGACAAACCTGGAATTTCTCCAAGAGCAGTTCAATAGCATCGCTGCTCATGTGCTGCACTGCACAG ACAGTGGATTTGGGGCCCGCCTGCTTGAGTTGTGTAACCAGGGCCTGTTTGAATGCCTGGCCCTCAACCTGCACTGCTTGGGGGGACAGCAGATGGAGCTTGCCGCGGTCATCAATGGCCGAATT CGTCGCATGTCTCGTGGGGTGAACCCGTCCTTGGTGAGCTGGCTGACCACTATGATGGGACTGAGGCTTCAGGTGGTTTTGGAGCACATGCCCGTAGGCCCTGATGCCATTCTCAGATATGTTCGCAGGGTTGGTGATCCCCCCCAG CCACTTCCCGAGGAGCCAATGGAAGTTCAGGGATCAGAGAGAACTTCCCCTGAGCCTCAG CGGGAGAATGCTTCCCCGGCCCCTGGAACAACAGCAGAAGAGGCCATGTCCCGAGGTCCGCCTCCTGCTCCTGAGGGCGGCGGCTCCCGTGACGAACAGGATGGAGCTTCAGCTGAGACAGAACCTTGGGCGGCCGCAGTCCCCCCA GAGTGGGTTCCGATTATCCAGCAGGACATTCAGAGCCAGCGGAAGGTGAAGCCGCAGCCTCCCCTGAGCGATGCCTACCTCAGTGGTATGCCTGCCAAGAGACGCAAG
- the BAG6 gene encoding large proline-rich protein BAG6 isoform X21, translating into MEPSDTTSTTTSMEEPDSLEVLVKTLDSQTRTFIVGAQMNVKEFKEHIAASVSIPSEKQRLIYQGRVLQDDKKLQEYNVGGKVIHLVERAPPQTQLPSGASSGIGSASATHGGGPPPGTRGPGASVHDRNANSYVMVGTFNLPSDGSAVDVHINMEQAPIQSEPRVRLVMAQHMIRDIQTLLSRMECRGGPQAQHSQPPPQTPTVAPESVALSSQTSEPVESEVPPREPMEAEEVEERAPAQSPELTPSGPAPAGPTPAPETNAPNHPSPAEYVEVLQELQRLESRLQPFMQRYYEVLGAAATTDYNNNQEGREEDQRLINLVGESLRLLGNTFVALSDLRCNLACAPPRHLHVVRPMSHYTTPMVLQQAAIPIQINVGTTVTMTGNGTRPPPTSNAEAAPPGPGQGSSLAPTSTTVESSTEGVPPPGPAPPPTTSHPRVIRISHQSVEPVVMMHMNIQGQQVPGFPTAPTRVVIARPTPPQARPSHPGGPPISGTLQGAGLGTNASLAQMVSGLVGQLLMQPVLVAQGTPGMAPPPAPATASASAGTTNTATTAGPAPGGPAQPPPPQPSAADLQFSQLLGNLLGPAGPGAGGPGMASPTITVAMPGVPAFLQGMTDFLQATQTAPPPPPPPPPPPPAPEQQTMPPPGSPPGGAGSPGGLGLESLSPEFFTSVVQGVLNSLLGSLGARAGSSESIAAFIQRLSGSSNIFEPGADGALGFFGALLSLLCQNFSMVDVVMLLHGHFQPLQRLQPQLRSFFHQHYLGGQEPTPGNIRTATHTLITGLEEYVRESFSLVQVQPGVDIIRTNLEFLQEQFNSIAAHVLHCTDSGFGARLLELCNQGLFECLALNLHCLGGQQMELAAVINGRIRRMSRGVNPSLVSWLTTMMGLRLQVVLEHMPVGPDAILRYVRRVGDPPQPLPEEPMEVQGSERTSPEPQRENASPAPGTTAEEAMSRGPPPAPEGGGSRDEQDGASAETEPWAAAVPPEWVPIIQQDIQSQRKVKPQPPLSDAYLSGMPAKRRKTMQGEGPQLLLSEAVSRAAKAAGARPLTSPESLSRDLEAPEVQESYRQQLRADIQKRLQEDPNYSPQRFPNAHRAFADDP; encoded by the exons ATGGAGCCCAGTGATACTACCAGTACCACTACCAGTATGGAGGAGCCTGACAGCCTGGAGGTGCTGGTGAAGACCTTGGACTCTCAGACTCGGACCTTTATTGTGGGGGCCCAG ATGAATGTAAAGGAATTTAAGGAGCACATCGCTGCCTCTGTCAGCATTCCCTCTGAGAAACAACGGCTCATCTATCAGGGACGAGTTCTGCAGGATGATAAGAAGCTCCAGGAATACA atgTTGGGGGAAAGGTTATTCACCTGGTGGAACGGGCTCCTCCTCAGACGCAGCTGCCTTCTGGGGCATCTTCTGGGATAGGGTCTGCCTCAGCCACCCATGGTGGGGGACCCCCGCCTGGTACTCGGGGGCCTGGGGCCTCTGTTCATGACCGGAATGCCAACAGCTATGTCATGGTTGGAACCTTCAATCTTCCT AGTGACGGCTCTGCTGTGGATGTTCACATCAACATGGAACAGGCCCCGATTCAG AGTGAGCCCCGAGTACGGCTGGTGATGGCTCAGCACATGATCAGAGATATACAGACCTTACTTTCCCGGATGGAG TGTCGAGGGGGACCCCAAGCACAGCACAGTCAGCCGCCCCCACAGACGCCAACCGTGGCCCCGGAGTCTGTAGCCTTGAGTTCTCAAACATCAGAACCAGTTGAAAGTGAAGTGCCTCCTCGGGAGCCCATGGAGGCCGAAGAAGTGGAGGAGCGtgccccagcccagagcccggagctCACCCCTTCCGGCCCAGCTCCAGCAGGCCCAACACCTGCCCCAGAGACCAATGCACCCAA CCATCCTTCCCCTGCGGAGTATGTTGAAGTGCTCCAGGAGCTACAGCGGCTTGAGAGCCGCCTCCAGCCCTTCATGCAGCGCTACTATGAGGTTCTGGGCGCTGCCGCCACCACGGACTACAACAACAAC CAAGAGGGCCGCGAAGAGGACCAGCGCTTGATCAACTTGGTGGGGGAGAGCCTACGGCTGCTGGGCAACACTTTTGTGGCGCTGTCTGACCTGCGCTGCAACCTGGCCTGTGCGCCCCCACGACACCTGCATGTGGTCCGGCCCATGTCTCACTACACCACCCCCATGGTGCTCCAGCAGGCAGCCATTCCCATCCAG ATCAACGTGGGAACCACCGTGACCATGACGGGGAATGGGACTCGGCCCCCCCCGACTTCTAATGCGGAGGCAGCTCCCCCTGGTCCTGGGCAGGGCTCATCCCTGGCTCCCACTTCTACCACTGTCGAGTCCTCAACTGAGGGTGTTCCCCCACCAGGGCCGGCTCCCCCCCCGACCACCAGCCACCCAAGGGTCATCCGGATTTCCCACCAGAGCGTGGAACCTGTAGTCATGATGCACATGAACATCCAAG GACAGCAGGTGCCAGGTTTCCCGACAGCTCCGACCCGGGTGGTGATTGCTCGGCCCACCCCTCCACAGGCTCGGCCTTCCCATCCTGGGGGGCCCCCAATCTCGGGTACTCTA CAGGGCGCTGGACTAGGTACCAATGCCTCTTTGGCCCAGATGGTGAGCGGCCTCGTGGGGCAGCTTCTTATGCAGCCCGTTCTTGTGG CTCAGGGGACCCCAGGAATGGCaccacctccagcccctgccaCTGCTTCAGCCAGTGCAGGCACCACCAACACAGCAACCACAGCTGGTCCTGCCCCCGGGGGGCCCGCCCAGCCTCCACCCCCTCAACCCTCAGCGGCCGATCTTCAGTTCTCACAGCTCCTAGGGAACCTGCTGGGTCCTGCGGGGCCAGGGGCCGGAGGGCCTGGCATGGCTTCTCCCACCATCACCGTGGCGATGCCTGGTGTCCCTGCCTTTCTCCAGGGCATGACCGACTTTCTGCAG GCGACGCAGACGGCCCCtccgcccccaccaccacccccacccccacccccggccccagaGCAGCAGACCATGCCCCCACCAGGGTCCCCTCCTGGTGGCGCAGGGAGTCCTGGAGGCCTGGGTCTTGAGAGCCTTTCACCGGAGTTTTTTACCTCCGTGGTGCAGGGCGTGCTGAACTCCCTGCTGGGCTCCCTGGGGGCTCGGGCTGGCAGTAGTGAAAGTATTGCTGCTTTCATACAGCGCCTCAGTGGATCAAGCAACATCTTTGAGCCTGGGGCTGATGGGGCCCTCG gATTCTTTGGGGCCCTACTCTCTCTGCTGTGCCAGAACTTTTCCATGGTGGATGTGGTGATGCTTCTTCATGGGCATTTCCAGCCACTGCAGCGGCTCCAGCCCCAGCTGCGATCCTTTTTCCACCAGCACTACCTGGGTGGCCAAGAGCCCACACCTGGTAACATACGG ACGGCAACCCACACGTTGATCACAGGGCTGGAAGAGTACGTGCGGGAGAGTTTT TCTTTGGTGCAGGTTCAGCCAGGGGTGGACATCATCCGGACAAACCTGGAATTTCTCCAAGAGCAGTTCAATAGCATCGCTGCTCATGTGCTGCACTGCACAG ACAGTGGATTTGGGGCCCGCCTGCTTGAGTTGTGTAACCAGGGCCTGTTTGAATGCCTGGCCCTCAACCTGCACTGCTTGGGGGGACAGCAGATGGAGCTTGCCGCGGTCATCAATGGCCGAATT CGTCGCATGTCTCGTGGGGTGAACCCGTCCTTGGTGAGCTGGCTGACCACTATGATGGGACTGAGGCTTCAGGTGGTTTTGGAGCACATGCCCGTAGGCCCTGATGCCATTCTCAGATATGTTCGCAGGGTTGGTGATCCCCCCCAG CCACTTCCCGAGGAGCCAATGGAAGTTCAGGGATCAGAGAGAACTTCCCCTGAGCCTCAG CGGGAGAATGCTTCCCCGGCCCCTGGAACAACAGCAGAAGAGGCCATGTCCCGAGGTCCGCCTCCTGCTCCTGAGGGCGGCGGCTCCCGTGACGAACAGGATGGAGCTTCAGCTGAGACAGAACCTTGGGCGGCCGCAGTCCCCCCA GAGTGGGTTCCGATTATCCAGCAGGACATTCAGAGCCAGCGGAAGGTGAAGCCGCAGCCTCCCCTGAGCGATGCCTACCTCAGTGGTATGCCTGCCAAGAGACGCAAG
- the BAG6 gene encoding large proline-rich protein BAG6 isoform X10, which translates to MEPSDTTSTTTSMEEPDSLEVLVKTLDSQTRTFIVGAQMNVKEFKEHIAASVSIPSEKQRLIYQGRVLQDDKKLQEYNVGGKVIHLVERAPPQTQLPSGASSGIGSASATHGGGPPPGTRGPGASVHDRNANSYVMVGTFNLPSDGSAVDVHINMEQAPIQSEPRVRLVMAQHMIRDIQTLLSRMECRGGPQAQHSQPPPQTPTVAPESVALSSQTSEPVESEVPPREPMEAEEVEERAPAQSPELTPSGPAPAGPTPAPETNAPNHPSPAEYVEVLQELQRLESRLQPFMQRYYEVLGAAATTDYNNNQEGREEDQRLINLVGESLRLLGNTFVALSDLRCNLACAPPRHLHVVRPMSHYTTPMVLQQAAIPIQINVGTTVTMTGNGTRPPPTSNAEAAPPGPGQGSSLAPTSTTVESSTEGVPPPGPAPPPTTSHPRVIRISHQSVEPVVMMHMNIQDSGTQPGGVPSAPTGPLGPPGHGQTLGQQVPGFPTAPTRVVIARPTPPQARPSHPGGPPISGTLQGAGLGTNASLAQMVSGLVGQLLMQPVLVAQGTPGMAPPPAPATASASAGTTNTATTAGPAPGGPAQPPPPQPSAADLQFSQLLGNLLGPAGPGAGGPGMASPTITVAMPGVPAFLQGMTDFLQATQTAPPPPPPPPPPPPAPEQQTMPPPGSPPGGAGSPGGLGLESLSPEFFTSVVQGVLNSLLGSLGARAGSSESIAAFIQRLSGSSNIFEPGADGALGFFGALLSLLCQNFSMVDVVMLLHGHFQPLQRLQPQLRSFFHQHYLGGQEPTPGNIRTATHTLITGLEEYVRESFSLVQVQPGVDIIRTNLEFLQEQFNSIAAHVLHCTDSGFGARLLELCNQGLFECLALNLHCLGGQQMELAAVINGRIRRMSRGVNPSLVSWLTTMMGLRLQVVLEHMPVGPDAILRYVRRVGDPPQPLPEEPMEVQGSERTSPEPQRENASPAPGTTAEEAMSRGPPPAPEGGGSRDEQDGASAETEPWAAAVPPEWVPIIQQDIQSQRKVKPQPPLSDAYLSGMPAKRRKTMQGEGPQLLLSEAVSRAAKAAGARPLTSPESLSRDLEAPEVQESYRQQLRADIQKRLQEDPNYSPQRFPNAHRAFADDP; encoded by the exons ATGGAGCCCAGTGATACTACCAGTACCACTACCAGTATGGAGGAGCCTGACAGCCTGGAGGTGCTGGTGAAGACCTTGGACTCTCAGACTCGGACCTTTATTGTGGGGGCCCAG ATGAATGTAAAGGAATTTAAGGAGCACATCGCTGCCTCTGTCAGCATTCCCTCTGAGAAACAACGGCTCATCTATCAGGGACGAGTTCTGCAGGATGATAAGAAGCTCCAGGAATACA atgTTGGGGGAAAGGTTATTCACCTGGTGGAACGGGCTCCTCCTCAGACGCAGCTGCCTTCTGGGGCATCTTCTGGGATAGGGTCTGCCTCAGCCACCCATGGTGGGGGACCCCCGCCTGGTACTCGGGGGCCTGGGGCCTCTGTTCATGACCGGAATGCCAACAGCTATGTCATGGTTGGAACCTTCAATCTTCCT AGTGACGGCTCTGCTGTGGATGTTCACATCAACATGGAACAGGCCCCGATTCAG AGTGAGCCCCGAGTACGGCTGGTGATGGCTCAGCACATGATCAGAGATATACAGACCTTACTTTCCCGGATGGAG TGTCGAGGGGGACCCCAAGCACAGCACAGTCAGCCGCCCCCACAGACGCCAACCGTGGCCCCGGAGTCTGTAGCCTTGAGTTCTCAAACATCAGAACCAGTTGAAAGTGAAGTGCCTCCTCGGGAGCCCATGGAGGCCGAAGAAGTGGAGGAGCGtgccccagcccagagcccggagctCACCCCTTCCGGCCCAGCTCCAGCAGGCCCAACACCTGCCCCAGAGACCAATGCACCCAA CCATCCTTCCCCTGCGGAGTATGTTGAAGTGCTCCAGGAGCTACAGCGGCTTGAGAGCCGCCTCCAGCCCTTCATGCAGCGCTACTATGAGGTTCTGGGCGCTGCCGCCACCACGGACTACAACAACAAC CAAGAGGGCCGCGAAGAGGACCAGCGCTTGATCAACTTGGTGGGGGAGAGCCTACGGCTGCTGGGCAACACTTTTGTGGCGCTGTCTGACCTGCGCTGCAACCTGGCCTGTGCGCCCCCACGACACCTGCATGTGGTCCGGCCCATGTCTCACTACACCACCCCCATGGTGCTCCAGCAGGCAGCCATTCCCATCCAG ATCAACGTGGGAACCACCGTGACCATGACGGGGAATGGGACTCGGCCCCCCCCGACTTCTAATGCGGAGGCAGCTCCCCCTGGTCCTGGGCAGGGCTCATCCCTGGCTCCCACTTCTACCACTGTCGAGTCCTCAACTGAGGGTGTTCCCCCACCAGGGCCGGCTCCCCCCCCGACCACCAGCCACCCAAGGGTCATCCGGATTTCCCACCAGAGCGTGGAACCTGTAGTCATGATGCACATGAACATCCAAG ATTCTGGCACACAGCCCGGTGGAGTTCCGAGTGCTCCCACTGGCCCCCTAGGACCCCCTGGTCATGGCCAAACCCTGG GACAGCAGGTGCCAGGTTTCCCGACAGCTCCGACCCGGGTGGTGATTGCTCGGCCCACCCCTCCACAGGCTCGGCCTTCCCATCCTGGGGGGCCCCCAATCTCGGGTACTCTA CAGGGCGCTGGACTAGGTACCAATGCCTCTTTGGCCCAGATGGTGAGCGGCCTCGTGGGGCAGCTTCTTATGCAGCCCGTTCTTGTGG CTCAGGGGACCCCAGGAATGGCaccacctccagcccctgccaCTGCTTCAGCCAGTGCAGGCACCACCAACACAGCAACCACAGCTGGTCCTGCCCCCGGGGGGCCCGCCCAGCCTCCACCCCCTCAACCCTCAGCGGCCGATCTTCAGTTCTCACAGCTCCTAGGGAACCTGCTGGGTCCTGCGGGGCCAGGGGCCGGAGGGCCTGGCATGGCTTCTCCCACCATCACCGTGGCGATGCCTGGTGTCCCTGCCTTTCTCCAGGGCATGACCGACTTTCTGCAG GCGACGCAGACGGCCCCtccgcccccaccaccacccccacccccacccccggccccagaGCAGCAGACCATGCCCCCACCAGGGTCCCCTCCTGGTGGCGCAGGGAGTCCTGGAGGCCTGGGTCTTGAGAGCCTTTCACCGGAGTTTTTTACCTCCGTGGTGCAGGGCGTGCTGAACTCCCTGCTGGGCTCCCTGGGGGCTCGGGCTGGCAGTAGTGAAAGTATTGCTGCTTTCATACAGCGCCTCAGTGGATCAAGCAACATCTTTGAGCCTGGGGCTGATGGGGCCCTCG gATTCTTTGGGGCCCTACTCTCTCTGCTGTGCCAGAACTTTTCCATGGTGGATGTGGTGATGCTTCTTCATGGGCATTTCCAGCCACTGCAGCGGCTCCAGCCCCAGCTGCGATCCTTTTTCCACCAGCACTACCTGGGTGGCCAAGAGCCCACACCTGGTAACATACGG ACGGCAACCCACACGTTGATCACAGGGCTGGAAGAGTACGTGCGGGAGAGTTTT TCTTTGGTGCAGGTTCAGCCAGGGGTGGACATCATCCGGACAAACCTGGAATTTCTCCAAGAGCAGTTCAATAGCATCGCTGCTCATGTGCTGCACTGCACAG ACAGTGGATTTGGGGCCCGCCTGCTTGAGTTGTGTAACCAGGGCCTGTTTGAATGCCTGGCCCTCAACCTGCACTGCTTGGGGGGACAGCAGATGGAGCTTGCCGCGGTCATCAATGGCCGAATT CGTCGCATGTCTCGTGGGGTGAACCCGTCCTTGGTGAGCTGGCTGACCACTATGATGGGACTGAGGCTTCAGGTGGTTTTGGAGCACATGCCCGTAGGCCCTGATGCCATTCTCAGATATGTTCGCAGGGTTGGTGATCCCCCCCAG CCACTTCCCGAGGAGCCAATGGAAGTTCAGGGATCAGAGAGAACTTCCCCTGAGCCTCAG CGGGAGAATGCTTCCCCGGCCCCTGGAACAACAGCAGAAGAGGCCATGTCCCGAGGTCCGCCTCCTGCTCCTGAGGGCGGCGGCTCCCGTGACGAACAGGATGGAGCTTCAGCTGAGACAGAACCTTGGGCGGCCGCAGTCCCCCCA GAGTGGGTTCCGATTATCCAGCAGGACATTCAGAGCCAGCGGAAGGTGAAGCCGCAGCCTCCCCTGAGCGATGCCTACCTCAGTGGTATGCCTGCCAAGAGACGCAAG